The genomic DNA CTCAATTGAGAAAGCACTCTTATTGGATTTCCACCAGCATTCTGTATAAGCGTACGGGGAATACATTCCATAGAATCTGCGATGGCTTGATAGGGCCACTGTTGAACACCTTCTAAATGTTTAGCACGCTCGGCAAGTTTCACAGAAATTGCCATTTCCGTAGCACCTCCACCTGGTGATAAAGATGGAGATAGCATTACGTTACGAGCGACTGCCATAGCATCTTGTAAATTACGCTCGATTTCGTTCAAAATATCCTTGGATCCACCGCGAAGCATAATAGTGCAAGCTTTTGGATCCTGACACTCATCTAGGAAGGTAAAATATTCATCACCAATCAGTTCAGTCTTGAACAATCCACATTGTGTCCCCACATCGCTTTCCTTTAAATCTTCAACTCTATTAACGATTGTAGCTCCTGTGACACGTGCAATTCTGTTATTATCGGATTTCTTGACCCTTCTCAATACACTGCAACCTCCCTTTAGTAGAAAGTGTTGTGCTAGATCAGAGACACCCTTTTCAGTGATGACAACATTTGGTTTAACGGCTAAAATCTGTTCACACATGTACTGGActtgttcttcttcaatCTGTAATATTCTATTCCAATCTTCCTCTTTAGAAATTTCTATATTGGTCTGAGATTCCCCCTTCTTATATTCTAATGGGCAATCCAACAAGACAACTCTAGGGTTTTGAATCATACGTGACATCTTAGGATGAACAACATCTTTGTTTAGCAGAACACCTTTCAAAACTCTGGAATCCAAAACGTCTCCACCAGGAATCTTCTCTACGCGAACATATCTCTTGGtgtcaatttcaaaagcagGCTCTCCTTCGGAAACGTCACCTAAACTAATACGAACGGTTTTGACAGCGTTGAGGGCCAAATCGCACATCTTTTCAGACCAATGATTAACATATTTGGTACCGATAGCCGCTTttatcaacttcttcatAGCCGAATCATTCTCGACATCCACCGGTCTGCTGACCTGTTTGATCACTTCTAGAGCATCCGAAAGAGCTGTTTTCAAAGCTTGAATGATAATTACAGGGTGTATATTCTTCTCAATCAGGTAAGGAGCACAGTGTGCTAATATATCGCCGGCTAGAATGATAACAGTTGTCGTACCGTCACCTACCTCTTCATCCTGAGTACGGGATAGCTCCAACATTGATTTGGCTGCAGGATGGGCAACATCTATCTCACGCAATATAGCATGTCCATCGTTGGTCAGTACCAATCCTCCCATAGGATCCAGAAGCATCTTTAACATGGCCTTAGGACCCAAACATGTGCGAATAACATCAGAAACGGCTTTAGCTGCAGTGATGTTGGAAATCTGCGCCTGCCTTCCAGTAGTTCTCTCTTGCGACGTGTTCATAAACACAACGGGGGCTTGTCCTGGTGCTTGCATGGTATCTATTCAATCAATGACGGACCAACACTCTTCACCCTTCTTGTATTATTAAACAGGTGGCGATCaccatcatttttcaatttttcatctcttaTTCTTCGCTGAGCTTTTGCCCTCACACTTGTCGTTGCTTGTGATGCGTATAAGCAAAATATGAAGAATTTAGGTAGTTGAGTATTCATCTAagtcaaaatttgaatatattAATAAGAGGACGTGATATACTTCTATTATACAATTGGCGAACTATTTGTGGTAACAGATTCAGACTTCATTTGGTCAAGAGAGCAGCGCTCACTGTTTTGCCGACGCACATCCGCAAGAGTTCTGTACGTCAGATTGTCAGATCTTGTATGGTTTTCCAACATCCTTTTCGCAAGACTATCAGATAACCAATTCAATGCAACAGCTGAACTCTCACTTGGGGTTGTACATTCTATGTTAGTCTCTGGATGCAAAAGTACCTGTAACTCCTCGGCGGCAAAATAGTCTATGCTGGGTAGTTTTGGTTGACCAAACATTAGCGAGTCTGGATCAGTTCTATCCGTTTTGAAACGCTTTGGACGACCGTACTTCCTGACGCAATCCATCATGGGAATGGCAAACCGAATCATCGTTTGAAGATGAATGACACCGTTGTGTGATATGGGTCTGATGAGCAAGCCTTTAGAGCTGATAGTGCAGTTATCCAAATCTTTGTGAGTGGAGTAAACGGAATCTACACTTATTTGAGAAGAAGTTCTCTGATGCCTTTTTGATGGCGAGAACATCCTGAGCTGTGGTGAGCGAGCCGAGCTTCTTACTGGACTTTGATTAGGACTCGTGGAACTGTTGATGGAGCTCGAAGAGCTGGATCTCGTTCTATTCTCCCCtttagaaaaaaaggaCATATTAGAGATCGATGATGACCTATGCTTGCGTGAGTAGCCTTCTGACGGAAATGATACATCGCCAATGACCTTCAGTGTATTTATGCTCTTCAGAAAATCCAAAGCAGACGACTTTGTGGCGTAGGAATTCTCCTTTTGACAATCTTTGTAGAAAAAGATATCCTGAACGTAAGCACAATCTGGAATAAAACACAACAAATTTCTTGATGATTTCgacttttcatttttatagAATTTTATTTGACAATGGCCACTCCTATTATCATTCGAGGTGGAATTTTTTGAGACTTTATCAATATGGCACCAGACTTTGACCCAGCCTTCACCCTCCAAATAAATCTCACACCAATCTTTAAAATTAAAAGAGGAATCCAATATCACATGCATGTCTGACATTTTTAATCCGTAGCTAGAAATAATCGCCCCAGATAAAGACTTATAAATGCTGtaatgttcaaaaatagATAACAAACAGAGTTTCTCCAGTACTTTTACCCAATCCCGACTAGTACACGCCAAAGACAGAGCACCGTCATTTACACTCAATGTTTGGCCCTCCGTCTGGACTACAGATGTACCAATGCTATCAAACTCATCTACGAGACCAACCCTGTACATTCCAAAATCGTTGCCTTCTATGATCAATTCAGCGCCTACCAATATTAACCTTTCCACAACGACATATGTTTCCAAGGTTTCCTTGGAGGAAACATGCCACACTACATCAGAAGCAGCATTGAAATTCCATTCGTAGTATCTTTTGTTAGATTGGGCCTGCAGAAGCACCATCAACGGATTTGTTACGGTTAACGTATCTTCTGGAATGCTGTTTACGACGTAAGAAGGCATTAATGACTCTGAAGTCGCATCCAAGCTCAGAAAATCATTCACCGATTCTTTTTGCCTGAATATCGGTATTTGATGTGGAGAAGAAACCGAGGTCCTTATAGTACTAAGTATACCCATTTGCGTTGTAATATTACGAACTTTTGATTGTGATTATGATGCCGTTCCTCCAGCAAAATATGAAGTGTAAGAGAAAACACGAATCAATGTAAATGCTTTTTATAGGTTATCGTTACCAattatttcaaatcttACCTATGGTCGTTTACACTTTGAGCT from Zygotorulaspora mrakii chromosome 7, complete sequence includes the following:
- the CCT3 gene encoding chaperonin-containing T-complex subunit CCT3 (similar to Saccharomyces cerevisiae CCT3 (YJL014W); ancestral locus Anc_5.163), coding for MQAPGQAPVVFMNTSQERTTGRQAQISNITAAKAVSDVIRTCLGPKAMLKMLLDPMGGLVLTNDGHAILREIDVAHPAAKSMLELSRTQDEEVGDGTTTVIILAGDILAHCAPYLIEKNIHPVIIIQALKTALSDALEVIKQVSRPVDVENDSAMKKLIKAAIGTKYVNHWSEKMCDLALNAVKTVRISLGDVSEGEPAFEIDTKRYVRVEKIPGGDVLDSRVLKGVLLNKDVVHPKMSRMIQNPRVVLLDCPLEYKKGESQTNIEISKEEDWNRILQIEEEQVQYMCEQILAVKPNVVITEKGVSDLAQHFLLKGGCSVLRRVKKSDNNRIARVTGATIVNRVEDLKESDVGTQCGLFKTELIGDEYFTFLDECQDPKACTIMLRGGSKDILNEIERNLQDAMAVARNVMLSPSLSPGGGATEMAISVKLAERAKHLEGVQQWPYQAIADSMECIPRTLIQNAGGNPIRVLSQLRAKHAQGHYSFGIDGDLGKPVDMEEYGIWEPEVIKQQSIKTAIESACLLLRVDDIVSGVRKQE
- the TPH3 gene encoding Tph3p (similar to Saccharomyces cerevisiae YJL016W; ancestral locus Anc_5.164), which gives rise to MGILSTIRTSVSSPHQIPIFRQKESVNDFLSLDATSESLMPSYVVNSIPEDTLTVTNPLMVLLQAQSNKRYYEWNFNAASDVVWHVSSKETLETYVVVERLILVGAELIIEGNDFGMYRVGLVDEFDSIGTSVVQTEGQTLSVNDGALSLACTSRDWVKVLEKLCLLSIFEHYSIYKSLSGAIISSYGLKMSDMHVILDSSFNFKDWCEIYLEGEGWVKVWCHIDKVSKNSTSNDNRSGHCQIKFYKNEKSKSSRNLLCFIPDCAYVQDIFFYKDCQKENSYATKSSALDFLKSINTLKVIGDVSFPSEGYSRKHRSSSISNMSFFSKGENRTRSSSSSSINSSTSPNQSPVRSSARSPQLRMFSPSKRHQRTSSQISVDSVYSTHKDLDNCTISSKGLLIRPISHNGVIHLQTMIRFAIPMMDCVRKYGRPKRFKTDRTDPDSLMFGQPKLPSIDYFAAEELQVLLHPETNIECTTPSESSAVALNWLSDSLAKRMLENHTRSDNLTYRTLADVRRQNSERCSLDQMKSESVTTNSSPIV